The DNA window GGCGATCACGACCCGCAGGGCCACGGCATCCCTTTGGATGGGGCGGGGCGCATTCGTCTGTCGGGCAAGCGGGCCGATCCGGCGCCGTCGCGGTGGAGCTATCGGCTGCAACGCTGGATGTTGACGCCGGGCATTCGCCTTGGCCTGCGGATCGGGGTGCCGTTCTGCCTGGCCTTTGCGATCGGCAGCGCGTTTCTATCCAGCGAAAAGCGCCGTGATGCGTTGAATATGTTTGTCGCGGACGTCCGCGCCTCGATACAGGAGCGGCCCGAGTTTATGGTCAAGCTGATGGCTATTGACGGGGCGGGCGGCAGTCTGTCGGCGGACATTCGCGAAGTGGTGCCGTTTGATTTCCCCACCAGCTCCTTTGACTTGGACGTCGAGCAGATCCGCGAGATTGTCGTGGGCCTTGACCCGGTGAAATCGGCTACGGTGCGCATCCGGCCTGGCGGGATCCTGCAGGTCGATGTGGTCGAGCGGGTGCCGGTGGTGGTCTGGCGCTCTCGTGATGGGTTGGAAATTCTCGATGAGACCGGCGCGCATGTGGATGATCTGAAGACGCGCGCGGATCGGGCTGATTTACCCTTGATCGTTGGGGATGCCGCAGACCAAGCCGTCGGCGAGGCGATGGCATTGCTGCATGCGGCGCAACCTTTGGGCAAGCGCTTGCGCGGGTTGGCCCGCATGGGTCAGCGGCGTTGGGACGTGGTGCTGGATCGCGGTCAGCGAATTCTGCTTCCGACCGAACGACCGGTGCGCGCGTTAGAGCGTGTGCTGGCTGTGAACGAGGTGCAGGATCTGCTCGAGCGTGATGTGGCGGTGGTCGACATGCGCCTGGGGAACAGGCCGACACTCAGAATGACGGAAAACGCTGTCGAAGAATGGTGGCGGATAAGAAAAACAAGCGGGAACGGGCAGTAAATCATGATGACGGATCTCTATCAGTCTCAACGCGCGATGCGGCAGATGCGACGTCAGGCGATGCAGCGCGGTGTTGTTGCTATTCTGGACGTTGGCAGTTCCAAAATTTCGTGCCTTGTGCTGCGCTTTGATGGCACCAGCCGACTAAGCGATGACAACTCTATTGGATCCATGGCAGGGCAGACCGGGTTCCGCGTGGTCGGGGCGGCCACCACGCGCTCGCGCGGGGTTCAATTCGGCGAAATCACCGCGATGCAGGAGACCGAGCGCGCGATCCGCACCGCGCTGCAAGCCGCACAAAAGATGGCCGAAATCCGTGTCGATCACGTAATCGCTTGTTTCTCGGGGGCCAATCCGCGCTCTTACGGTCTGGACGCACAGATCGAGCTGGAAAGCCAAATGGTGAACGAGGCCGAGGTGGCCCGCGTGCTGAGCGCCTGTGAAGTGCCGGAGTACGGTGAGGGCCGCGAGGTACTGCATGCCCAGCCGGTGAACTTCGCCCTGGATCACCGTTCGGGGCTGAGCGATCCGCGGGGGCAATTGGGGCAGTCGTTGGCCGTTGATATGCATATGCTGACAGTCGACAGTGCTTCGATCCAAAACCTGATCCACTGCATCAAGCGCTGCGATCTGGAACTGGCGGGGATTGCATCATCGGCATACGTGTCTGGTATTTCCTCGCTGGTCGAGGATGAGCAAGAGCTTGGCGCGGCCTGTATCGACATGGGCGGCGGGTCGACCAGCATTTCGATCTTTCTGAAAAAGCACATGATCTATGCTGACAGCGTTCGGATGGGGGGCGATCACGTCACCAGCGATATTTCGATGGGTCTGGGCGTGCCGATGGCCAATGCCGAGCGGATCAAGACGTTCTGCGGCGGGGTGCATGCCACCGGCGCTGATGACCGCGACATGATCGACATTGGCGGCGACACCGGCGATTGGGAGCATGACCGCCGGACCGTCAGTCGGGCGGAACTGATCGGCATCATGCGGCCACGGGTCGAAGAGATCCTGGAAGAGGTCCGCGCGCGGCTGGATGCGGCCGGGTTCGACCACTTGCCCAGCCAGCAGATCGTGCTGACGGGTGGGGGCAGTCAGATCATGGGGCTCGACGGTTTGGCCAGCCGCATTCTGGGGCAGCGCGTGCGTCTGGGGCGGCCTTTGCGCGTGCATGGCCTGCCGCAATCCGCGACGGGCCCAGGGTTTTCGAGCGCGGTAGGCCTTAGCCTCTTCGCGGCGCACCCGCAGGACGAATGGTGGGACTTCGAAATCCCTATCGACCGCTACGCGGGCCGGTCCCTCAAGCGTGCGGTGAAATGGTTCCGCGACAATTGGTGAGCCATGATGTGGCGGGTTGCAGCAGCGGCCGCGTGGGTGCTGGCGTCACCGGCGTCGGCGCAAACGCTTATGCCCGCCGAGGCTTTCATTGATCTTGTTCTTGGAAAAACAATCAGGTTCGAGCATTTCAACTCGGGCCGTCTGGTCGGAGATGAGCAGTTCATCAGCCGAACGCAGACCATTTGGAAAACGCCCGAAAAGGGTTGTGTGTTCGGTCAGTTATATGTTGATCGCGGGCGAGTTTGCTTTCTGTACGAAAACAGTGAAGACGGGCTGCCCGTGTGTTGGTGGCCGTATGACTACAATGGCGAGATCATCGTACGCCCGGTTGGCGAATTCACGCGCGGCATGCAAAGGATAGGCGGTGTTTCAGAAGCCCCTTTGACCTGCGAAACCCTTCCGATGAGCTGAAGAAACGGCTTGCAGCCCGGAGAGTTATCCCCCAAACTGTCCACAAGGTTCATCAGAAACCCGGCGGCAGGATGAGCAGTCGCCAATGAGAGAAATTTTTGAAACGTCCAATGCGTCCGGAGCCATTCGGAACTGTCCATTGGGCTGATTTGTGCTGCGCTCTGTGTCTTCCGCAATATCTAGCGGTAGCCGGCGAAATGCTGCTGATATCGCGCCTATACCCTCGATATTTTGGGGTTTTTCTGCGTTTTTTTGATGACGCCCCTTGCGGATCACGGTAGAGTTGTCCGTGGATAGGTAAGAAAAAAGCGCGCGCAAGCGGGCATAAAACAGGCGGACAGAGCATGACATTGAACCTTTCGATGCCCGGTCAGGACGATTTGAAACCACGGATCACGGTCTTTGGCGTTGGTGGCGCGGGCGGCAACGCGGTCAACAACATGATCGAAAAAGAACTCGACGGGGTCGAGTTCGTGGTGGCCAACACCGACGCACAGGCGTTGCAGCAGAACCAGGCGACAAGCCGCGTCCAACTGGGCGTGAAAGTGACCGAAGGTCTGGGCGCAGGCGCCCGAGCCAGCGTTGGTGCAGCAGCAGCCGAAGAGAGCATCGAACAGATTGTCGATCACCTGGCAGGCGCGCATATGTGCTTCATCACAGCAGGTATGGGTGGCGGCACCGGTACCGGCGCGGCTCCGATCATCGCGCAAGCCGCGCGTGAGCTGGGTGTGCTGACCGTTGGCGTTGTAACCAAGCCGTTCCAGTTCGAAGGCGCCAAGCGCATGCGTCAGGCCGAAGACGGTGTTGAGGCGCTGCAAAAGGTTGTCGATACGCTGATCATCATTCCGAACCAGAACCTGTTCCGTCTGGCCAACGAAAAGACCACCTTTACCGAGGCGTTTTCGA is part of the Falsiruegeria litorea R37 genome and encodes:
- a CDS encoding cell division protein FtsQ/DivIB, producing MDGAGRIRLSGKRADPAPSRWSYRLQRWMLTPGIRLGLRIGVPFCLAFAIGSAFLSSEKRRDALNMFVADVRASIQERPEFMVKLMAIDGAGGSLSADIREVVPFDFPTSSFDLDVEQIREIVVGLDPVKSATVRIRPGGILQVDVVERVPVVVWRSRDGLEILDETGAHVDDLKTRADRADLPLIVGDAADQAVGEAMALLHAAQPLGKRLRGLARMGQRRWDVVLDRGQRILLPTERPVRALERVLAVNEVQDLLERDVAVVDMRLGNRPTLRMTENAVEEWWRIRKTSGNGQ
- the ftsA gene encoding cell division protein FtsA, producing the protein MTDLYQSQRAMRQMRRQAMQRGVVAILDVGSSKISCLVLRFDGTSRLSDDNSIGSMAGQTGFRVVGAATTRSRGVQFGEITAMQETERAIRTALQAAQKMAEIRVDHVIACFSGANPRSYGLDAQIELESQMVNEAEVARVLSACEVPEYGEGREVLHAQPVNFALDHRSGLSDPRGQLGQSLAVDMHMLTVDSASIQNLIHCIKRCDLELAGIASSAYVSGISSLVEDEQELGAACIDMGGGSTSISIFLKKHMIYADSVRMGGDHVTSDISMGLGVPMANAERIKTFCGGVHATGADDRDMIDIGGDTGDWEHDRRTVSRAELIGIMRPRVEEILEEVRARLDAAGFDHLPSQQIVLTGGGSQIMGLDGLASRILGQRVRLGRPLRVHGLPQSATGPGFSSAVGLSLFAAHPQDEWWDFEIPIDRYAGRSLKRAVKWFRDNW